The following coding sequences are from one Sander lucioperca isolate FBNREF2018 chromosome 2, SLUC_FBN_1.2, whole genome shotgun sequence window:
- the LOC116054176 gene encoding uncharacterized protein LOC116054176: protein MMDNRTSNKSNIPSQSWAGQNGWSTASTQGPHLNPLPGSQHLNLGSSSSQRPSYDHLQASNQSCMSDLSTLSSRNNTHHSALYKDSQICNNPSSTPLFAIPSASHIISFPQQSPHLSSMLLNANQEKHIHIPPSLHQTNQAPQPCSPQNLQLPLPHNPYKAPFQPPLTDQGLPNGLQNPPISLPSCGQLVSASQATFEGAYVEFARVAGCTHSQASSPPQEQRQWIPSSRCSGGVNESVPDAASRPNKKPLKEGNISPPAGNERRLVILHQRAQLLQQLAELDSLLESIPPEDSSKGQSPHTATQSQSVDHSSQCEETTTSDAQQVQQSAAKSKSQSHPSSPASYDEQNETCDTPEDPMSAAESEKIENASVESEDDSDPDYLPNRDGDFSDFPDGGSSDESSHSRPSTPTDKKPSLPGKKRAKSESSLFQDKGVSPLKQIRATNWKKSSKTVVLPISGSKAHRLYDRRNYCLFCSKPVSKMSRHLESIHSDKAEVAAAFQYPKHSRERQKIWNRLTNQGNFAHNKDVLKTGKGQLAVKKRPSKTQKARDFVHCLYCQGLFLKTALHRHMKLCPERDKNENESVIRRKSMAFHCVLETSGDLGISDGFKEVLSKMAYDDVTQAIMEDEVILQFGELLYNKHGSDPKKHDYIRQNLRQVARLVLEARKITPLEKLQDFFLPSSFPHVVSAVNVLAGYNPESKTHSIPSLAIKLGYTLQKTCSIVEGNALQCGDASLAESARNFLSVYQKEWNKLISAGALKTLRETKSNTVKKVPFAQDVKLLNFHMENVHHLAEKNLRDSHSAENYAALARVILARTILFNRRKTGEVSLLQLKAFMSRKKSNSADGMDLSASDLEKNMCGFFSRVDIRGQCGKMVPVLLKPSYVSALELLVQLREACGVPSKNPFLFGRPHSLSAYNGAACIRTYVKACGAKDPEALTVAKIRKHYTTMLQLINLDEKEADQILGPNNQVQRLRQDSSMQLDDVEMDSDDLHHEQTPGATKRANMTVPLKSVNSGKKGSQNNGKQKWEEAEILAVERHMMALIEGHKVPQKSDCIQCLEAEPEALRSRSWKGVKDYVRNRITALKRQSGTSKATSTNR from the exons ATGATGGATAACCGGACATCAAATAAGAGCAACATACCCAGTCAGTCGTGGGCGGGCCAGAATGGCTGGTCAACTGCTTCAACTCAAGGACCCCACCTCAACCCACTGCCCGGCTCTCAGCACCTCAACCTGGGCTCGTCTTCTAGCCAGAGACCCTCCTACGACCACCTGCAGGCGTCCAATCAGAGCTGTATGAGCGATCTCAGCACCTTATCGTCCAGAAACAACACTCATCACTCTGCTCTGTACAAAGACTCTCAGATTTGCAACAATCCGTCATCCACCCCACTGTTTGCCATCCCGAGTGCCTCTCACATTATTTCCTTCCCCCAGCAAAGTCCTCACCTGTCATCAATGCTGCTGAATGCAAACCAAgaaaaacatatacatataccaCCATCTCTTCACCAAACAAACCAAGCTCCACAGCCTTGTAGCCCCCAAAATCTACAACTTCCCTTGCCACACAACCCTTACAAAGCGCCATTTCAACCTCCATTAACCGATCAGGGTTTACCAAACGGACTGCAAAATCCGCCCATTAGCCTGCCATCATGTGGACAACTCGTAAGTGCATCTCAAGCTACTTTTGAAGGAGCGTATGTGGAGTTTGCTCGTGTTGCTGGATGCACTCACAGCCAAGCCTCATCCCCCCCTCAGGAGCAGCGTCAGTGGATACCTTCATCACGCTGCAGCG GAGGTGTGAACGAGTCTGTCCCTGATGCAGCTTCTCGTCCTAACAAGAAGCCACTGAAAGAGGGGAACATTAGTCCACCG GCCGGCAATGAGAGACGTTTGGTGATTTTACATCAGCGTGCACAACTACTTCAACAATTGGCAGAGTTGGATTCACTT CTGGAATCAATACCTCCAGAGGACAGCAGTAAAGGGCAGTCTCCACACACAGCTACTCAG TCTCAATCAGTGGATCATTCATCTCAATGTGAAGAAACTACGACAAGTGATGCACAGCAGGTTCAGCAGTCTGCAGCAAAGTCAAAG tcACAGTCACATCCCTCATCACCTGCCTCCTACGATGAACAAAATGAGACCTGTGATACACCAGAAGATCCAATGTCAGCGGCAGAATCAGAG aaaatagaAAATGCCTCAGTCGAGTCAGAGGATGACAGTGATCCCGATTACTTGCCCAACCGAGATGGTGACTTCTCTGATTTCCCTGACGGAGGCTCTTCGGATGAATCCAGTCACAGCAGACCCTCGACTCCTACAGATAAAAAACCTTCTCTGCCAGGGAAAAAAAGGGCTAAATCAGAAAGTTCTTTGTTTCAGGACAAAGGAGTCAGTCCTCTAAAACAAATACGTGCAACTAACTGGAAGAAGTCTTCCAAAACTGTAGTGTTGCCCATTTCAGGTTCTAAAGCACACCGTCTTTATGACAGGAGGAACTATTGTTTGTTTTGCTCTAAGCCAGTATCTAAAATGTCGCGGCATCTTGAGAGTATCCACAGTGACAAAGCAGAGGTTGCAGCTGCATTCCAGTATCCCAAACATTCCAGAGAAAGACAAAAGATATGGAACAGACTAACAAATCAAGGAAACTTTGCTCATAATAAAGATGTCTTGAAAACAGGGAAGGGCCAACTTGCTGTCAAGAAAAGGCCGAGCAAAACTCAAAAAGCCAGAGACTTTGTTCATTGTCTTTATTGTCAAGGTCTTTTTCTAAAGACAGCTTTGCACAGACACATGAAGTTGTGCCCAGAGAGAGACAAGAATGAAAATGAATCAGTGATCAGAAGAAAGAGTATGGCATTTCACTGTGTGCTTGAAACTTCAGGAGACCTTGGCATAAGTGATGGTTTTAAGGAGGTTCTgtcaaaaatggcatacgaTGATGTGACACAAGCTATCATGGAGGACGAGGTTATTTTGCAGTTTGGCGAGCTCCTGTATAACAAGCACGGATCGGATCCGAAGAAGCATGATTATATAAGACAAAATCTTCGGCAGGTAGCAAGACTTGTACTCGAAGCTCGAAAAATAACCCCTCTGGAGAAACTACAGGACTTCTTTCTCCCATCAAGCTTCCCACACGTGGTGTCTGCAGTGAATGTCTTGGCAGGCTACAATCCAGAAAGCAAAACGCACAGCATTCCTTCACTTGCCATCAAGCTTGGCTACACCCTACAGAAGACCTGCAGTATTGTTGAGGGTAATGCATTGCAGTGTGGTGATGCAAGTCTGGCAGAGTCTGCACGAAACTTCCTCTCTGTGTACCAGAAAGAATGGAACAAGCTCATTTCTGCAGGTGCATTAAAAACCCTTAGGGAAACAAAATCGAACACCGTGAAGAAGGTGCCATTTGCTCAAGATGTAAAGCTACTGAATTTCCACATGGAGAATGTTCATCATCTTGCTGAAAAAAACCTCAGAGACAGCCATTCTGCAGAAAACTATGCCGCTCTGGCCAGGGTAATACTCGCTCGGACGATACTTTTTAACAGGAGAAAAACCGGAGAGGTATCGTTGTTGCAACTAAAGGCTTTTATGTCCCGGAAAAAGTCAAACTCGGCTGATGGCATGGACCTATCCGCCTCagatttggaaaaaaacatgtgCGGGTTCTTCTCTAGGGTTGACATACGAGGGCAATGTGGGAAAATGGTCCCTGTTTTACTAAAACCGTCATACGTGTCAGCTTTAGAGCTTCTCGTACAGCTCCGCGAGGCATGTGGAGTCCCCAGTAAGAATCCCTTCCTGTTTGGCCGACCACATTCACTGTCTGCCTACAATGGGGCAGCTTGCATACGAACATACGTCAAAGCATGTGGAGCTAAAGACCCTGAAGCCCTGACAGTCGCAAAGATCCGGAAGCATTACACAACAATGCTACAGCTGATTAACCTGGATGAAAAGGAGGCCGACCAAATTTTAGGCCCTAATAATCAAGTCCAACGCCTCCGACAGGACAGCAGCATGCAGCTGGATGATGTTGAAATGGACTCTGATG ATCTTCATCATGAACAAACACCTGGAGCGACAAAACGCGCCAACATGACTGTGCCACTAAAATCTGTCAACTCCGGCAAAAAAG GCTCCCAAAATAATGGAAAACAGAAATGGGAGGAAGCAGAGATTCTTGCTGTCGAAAGACACATGATGGCATTAATTGAAGGACACAAGGTGCCTCAGAAGAGCGACTGCATTCAGTGTCTTGAGGCTGAGCCGGAAGCACTGAGGAGCCGTTCATGGAAAGGTGTAAAGGACTACGTCAGAAACAGGATCACTGCCCTAAAAAGACAAAGCGGAACTTCCAAAGCAACCTCCACAAACCGTTAA
- the LOC116054386 gene encoding UDP-glucuronosyltransferase 2A1-like encodes MSGWLRLVTLAALLCSLPTADGGKVLVFPVEGSHWVNMKVLIQELYSRGHHITVIRPKTSIFIKAESPHYQSISLDDGNEFDANFMNYFTTRMLQLRREFHTSTAAYFKAGEELMTMMHHAHKPVVDKMQEIFEDAKLMQLFQEAKYDVVLTDPCFGGGVLLAHRLGLPLVFNVRWTILEDGHHTVAPSPLSYVPIPGVKLTDKMTFWQRVLNVLIALMVRNNHMTIKESYYTPFVHRHFGPDVHYDELVQAADVWLMRTDFTFEFPRPTMPNVVYMGGFQCKPSKPLPQHLEDFVQSSAEHGVIIMSLGTLVGTLPEDIAEHVAATFAQLPQKVIWRHTGKRPSTLGNNTLLLDWLPQNDLLGHPKTRVFVAHGGTNGLQEAIYHGVPIVGLPLMFDQDDNLFRMRVRGIAKVLEIGTLNKDNFLEAVKAVLYEPSYRENVQQLSRLHRDQPMKPLDRAMFWIEFVMRHKGAAHLRTNSYKMSWIQYHSIDVIALLLMSVMMMSLICILTVKCLWCKVFGERKAKLD; translated from the coding sequence ATGAGCGGCTGGCTGAGACTGGTGACACTGGCTGCACTGCTCTGCTCTCTTCCAACTGCTGATGGAGGGAAAGTCCTTGTTTTCCCTGTGGAGGGAAGCCACTGGGTCAACATGAAGGTCCTCATCCAGGAGCTCTATTCCAGAGGTCACCACATCACAGTGATCCGGCCCAAAACCAGCATATTCATCAAAGCAGAGTCCCCTCACTACCAGTCAATCAGCCTGGATGACGGTAATGAATTTGATGCAAACTTCATGAATTATTTCACGACGAGAATGCTGCAGCTCCGGCGGGAGTTCCACACTTCAACTGCAGCGTATTTCAAAGCTGGAGAGGAGTTGATGACGATGATGCATCATGCTCACAAACCTGTGGTTGATAAAATGCAAGAGATATTTGAggatgctaaactgatgcaattATTCCAAGAAGCCAAGTATGATGTTGTTCTGACTGACCCTTGCTTTGGTGGAGGGGTTCTTCTGGCTCATCGGTTGGGTCTGCCTCTGGTCTTCAACGTACGATGGACGATCTTGGAAGATGGACATCACACAGTTGCCCCATCACCACTTTCATATGTTCCCATACCAGGCGTTAAATTGACTGATAagatgactttttggcaaagggtgttaaatgttttaattgcCTTAATGGTACGTAATAACCACATGACAATCAAAGAATCTTATTACACACCATTTGTCCACCGTCACTTTGGTCCTGACGTCCACTATGATGAGCTCGTTCAGGCAGCAGATGTTTGGTTGATGAGAACCGACTTTACCTTTGAGTTCCCTCGTCCCACCATGCCCAACGTTGTCTACATGGGCGGGTTTCAGTGTAAACCCTCCAAGCCTCTTCCTCAACATCTGGAAGACTTTGTCCAGAGCTCTGCAGAGCATGGAGTCATTATTATGAGCTTGGGGACCTTGGTGGGGACTCTTCCTGAGGATATAGCAGAACATGTGGCTGCTACTTTTGCCCAATTACCTCAGAAGGTCATCTGGAGGCATACTGGGAAGAGACCGTCCACCCTGGGCAACAACACCTTGCTGCTGGACTGGCTGCCCCAAAATGACCTCTTAGGACACCCAAAGACCAGAGTGTTTGTGGCCCACGGAGGCACCAACGGACTTCAAGAAGCCATCTACCACGGAGTTCCCATCGTCGGCCTTCCTCTGATGTTTGACCAGGATGATAACCTGTTCAGGATGAGAGTGAGGGGCATTGCAAAGGTGCTGGAAATTGGCACACTGAACAAAGACAACTTCCTGGAGGCGGTGAAGGCGGTGCTTTATGAGCCGTCCTACAGGGAGAACGTGCAGCAGCTCTCCAGGCTGCACAGAGACCAGCCCATGAAGCCTCTGGACCGAGCCATGTTCTGGATCGAGTTTGTCATGAGACACAAGGGTGCTGCTCACTTAAGGACTAACTCCTATAAAATGTCCTGGATTCAGTACCACTCCATTGATGTTATCGCACTGTTGCTAATGTCGGTTatgatgatgtcactgatttgcattttaacagtgaaatgtttgtgGTGTAAAGTGTTTGGTGAGAGGAAAGCAAAATTGGACTAA